A region from the Pempheris klunzingeri isolate RE-2024b chromosome 17, fPemKlu1.hap1, whole genome shotgun sequence genome encodes:
- the LOC139216972 gene encoding dynein axonemal assembly factor 5-like has product MAAMAAGDEHAASEVLRGLARHLNCLNEDNKATRKRALELIKKETVDKGLSSCVLQEVFSALLKPLLRCLSDPMERCRETAIAVMTEFIRCVPKPEESLPYLMPCLAQRLGEKDIVEPAEELRLSAVEMLTLTVEVCGRHLAPYLTEVINILQRTIVDPFPDVKRESCKCTVNFAQRVPEHFHMQAESLVKPLMQTIAHQHSRVRMSVIEATGAVIQQSSGKSVDDVLSHLAQRLFDDSPQVRKMVTVVVGDWLLHLRDRYSYFHKLIPLLLSSISDEIPEIRLLAADLWMQVGAQWEKENEEDIKDKMDFLLTPPPFYPPGVERPGLGCRELVVRNLGRLVPAITNDVTDWLVPTRVRTSQLLSVLLLHAEDHSTQHLQPLLATLYRACTDTERDVVSNCLAAAKLLGTFVPPAVFLKLLLDHATTPSSSSHPWAPLMVLAAVLGGCSKPLLQPHLEQIANTLALPDVCQEYQQVMYLEQLLACVDVLLRQCESDCGSVSLQLLQVVVTVQSLSTEPHLTEKALESVQFLCKVQDLDSVTELYRQHMGQLLVWLSASVNSWSSYSPQRLQLHIIVTQSGPVIGEFVSQLMPLLHSCLQPDRDPEMKMSIFTLLAKLLLNAANTVDSQGRFHQESEKFLCDVLLPNMVWRAGRTAAAVRTSVLSCLLALLHGGAVTPGQLLCLEEKLTPLVLSALDEDSQMGRLMACRSLYTMLRLIGTSLHPEALNKIYPELLKRLDDSSEEVRRVALQALGLWLSGLTKDYNPELFSPHLQFLFQQLLLHLDDPDSSVQDQVLEILKKGSSVHPTLLKQEVEAVMDKQRSPLYCEQLLQHISSPHTEMTAVCASIQRAR; this is encoded by the exons TCTCTGCCCTGCTCAAGCCTCTCCTCAGGTGTCTGTCAGACCCGATGGAGAGGTGCAGAGAAACTGCGATAGCTGTGATGACAGAGTTTATTCGTTGTGTGCCCAAACCGGAGGAGTCGCTGCCTTATTTGATGCCCTGTCTGGCTCAGAGGCTCGGGGAGAAAGACATCGTGGAGCCGGCGGAGGAGCTTCGGTTGTCAGCCGTGGAGATGTTGACTCTGACGGTGGAGGTGTGCGGGAGGCATTTAGCCCCGTATCTGACCGAGGTGATCAACATACTGCAGAGGACCATCGTGGACCCTTTCCCAGATGTCAAACGAGAAAGCTGCAAATGCACCGTGAACTTTGCGCAGCGTGTGCCAG agCACTTTCACATGCAGGCTGAGAGTCTGGTGAAGCCTCTCATGCAGACGATCGCTCATCAGCACTCTCGGGTGCGAATGTCTGTCATCGAAGCCACCGGGGCTGTTATTCAgcaaagctctggaaaaagcgTGGACGATGTGCTCTCTCACCTGGCACAGAGGCTGTTCGACGACTCACCACAG GTAAGAAAAATGGTGACTGTAGTTGTTGGTGATTGGCTACTTCACTTGAGAGACAGATACTCCTATTTCCACAAACTCATCCCACTCCTGCTGAGCAGCATCAGTGATGAGATCCCAGAAATAAG ACTCCTAGCAGCTGATTTATGGATGCAGGTAGGCGCTCAGTGGGAGAAGGAGAATGAGGAAGACATCAAGGACAAGATGGATTTTCTCCTCACTCCACCTCCCTTTTACCCACCAGGAG tggagcgTCCAGGGCTGGGCTGCAGAGAGCTGGTGGTGAGAAACCTGGGCAGGCTGGTGCCGGCCATTACAAACGACGTGACCGACTGGCTGGTGCCCACTCGGGTCAGGAcctctcagctgctctctgtgctgctgctccacgCAGAGGACCACAGCACCCAGCATCTACAGCCACTCCTGGCCACCCTCTACAGGGCCTGCACCGACACAGAGAGGGACGTGGTCAGCAAT TGCCTGGCAGCTGCCAAACTGTTGGGGACCTTTGTCCCTCCTGCCGTCTTCCTCAAGCTGCTGCTGGATCATGCGACgaccccctcctcttcctctcacccCTGGGCCCCTCTCATGGTGCTGGCTGCGGTGCTGGGAGGCTGCTCCAAACCCCTCCTTCAACCCCATCTCGAACAGATCGCCAACACACTGGCCCTGCCCGACGTCTGCCAGGAATATCAGCAG GTTATGTACTTGGAGCAGTTGTTGGCCTGCGTGGATGTGCTTCTGCGTCAGTGTGAGTCAGACTGTGGCTCAGtcagcctgcagctgctgcaggtggtGGTCACTGTCCAGAGCCTTTCCACCGAACCACATCTCACTGAAAAG gccTTGGAGAGTGTACAGTTCTTGTGTAAGGTGCAGGACCTGGACTCGGTGACGGAGCTCTATAGACAACATATGGGCCAGCTGCTGGTCTGGCTGTCTGCCTCTGTCAACTCCTGGTCCAGTTACTCCCCACAGAGACTCCAACTACATATCATAGTCACACAATCAG GTCCAGTGATCGGGGAGTTTGTGAGCCAGTTGATGCCTTTGCTTCACAGCTGCCTCCAACCGGACAGAGACCCAGAGATGAAGATGAGCATCTTCACGCTGCTCGCTAAGTTGCTACTGAATGCAGCCAACACAGTGGATTCCCAGGG GCGTTTTCATCAAGAGTCTGAGAAGTTCCTGTGTGACGTCTTGCTTCCTAACATGGTGTGGCGTGCAGGTCGAACCGCCGCCGCCGTCCGCACCTCAGTCCTCAGCTGTCTGCTGGCCCTGCTGCACGGAGGGGCAgtcacacctggacag ctgctgtgtctggAGGAGAAGCTGACCCCCCTGGTGTTGTCGGCTCTGGACGAAGACTCACAGATGGGAAGACTGATGGCCTGTCGTTCTCTGTACACCATGCTCAGGCTCATAGGAACCAGTCTGCACCCTGAGGCCCTCAACAAGATCTATCCCG AGCTGCTGAAGCGTCTGGATGACAGCAGCGAGGAGGTGCGCAGGGTCGCTCTTCAGGCCCTCGGGCTGTGGCTGTCCGGCTTGACCAAAGACTACAACCCTGagctcttctctcctcatctgcAGTTCCTcttccagcagctcctcctgcacctGGATGACCCCGACAGCTCAGTGCAGGATCAAGTGCTCG AGATCCTGAAGAAAGGCAGCTCGGTCCACCCTACACTTCTGAagcaggaggtggaggcagTGATGGACAAACAGCGGAGTCCTCTGTACTgcgagcagctgctgcagcacatcagCTCACCGCACACAGAGATGACAGCAGTTTGTGCCTCGATTCAGAGAGCACGTTAA
- the LOC139217286 gene encoding glycerophosphodiester phosphodiesterase 1-like, whose amino-acid sequence MLQIGDEVVYFSAVFLLVMLATRSATGASLLTAFLYVFIVMFRFPPVPADQAGRVLRPRAPSGGVPVVAHRGGSQDAPENTLAAIREASRNGATGVELDLSFTADGVAVLMHDDTVDRTTNGSGPVSKLQFAQLKRLDAAARHRLKDKFSGEKVPTLQEAVEECVRHQLTIFFDVKGQPDKAASVLHEMYKKFPVLYNSSIVSSFEPKVIYKMRQTDPGVVTALTHRPWRLSRFSDGTPRSLSTGGQMWMGVLDVLLDWAHHHILWKLCGVSAILVQKDFISLDYVQYWAERGVEVVGWTVNTAVEKDYYQNLLKIGYVTDSLLEDCDTHY is encoded by the exons ATGCTGCAGATCGGAGATGAGGTGGTGTATTTCTCGGCGGTGTTTCTGCTGGTGATGCTGGCGACGAGGAGCGCCACGGGGGCCTCCCTCCTCACCGCATTCCTCTATGTCTTCATTGTGATGTTCCGGTTTCCTCCGGTGCCGGCGGACCAGGCCGGCCGCGTCCTCCGGCCCAGGGCTCCGTCAGGCGGCGTGCCGGTGGTGGCGCACCGCGGAGGGAGCCAAGACGCCCCGGAGAACACCTTGGCGGCGATTAGAGAG GCCAGCAGGAACGGGGCCACTGGAGtagagctggacctgagcttcACAGCGGATGGAGTGGCCGTGCTGATGCATGACGACACTGTGGACCGCACCACCAACGGCTCTGGACCAGTTAGCAAACTGCAGTTTGCACAGCTTAAGAGGctggatgctgctgctcgtCACAGGCTGAA GGACAAGTTCAGTGGAGAGAAGGTCCCAACGCTGCAGGAGGCGGTGGAGGAGTGCGTCAGACACCAGCTGACCATCTTCTTCGACGTCAAAGGTCAACCTGATAAG GCTGCATCAGTGCTTCATGAGATGTATAAGAAGTTCCCTGTCCTTTATAATTCTAGCATTGTTTCCTCCTTTGAACCCAAAGTCATCTACAAG ATGCGTCAGACCGACCCCGGCGTGGTCACGGCTCTCACCCACCGGCCCTGGAGACTGAGCCGCTTCAGCGATGGCACTCCTCGGAGCCTGTCGACGGGGGGTCAGATGTGGATGGGGGTTCTGGACGTCTTGTTGGACTGGGCCCACCACCACATACTGTGGAAGCTCTGTGGAGTCTCTGCCATCCTCGTGCAGAAAGATTTCATCTCACT GGACTACGTTCAGTACTGGGCAGAGCgaggggtggaggtggtgggctGGACTGTTAACACCGCTGTGGAGAAAGACTACTACCAAAACCTGCTGAAGATCGGCTACGTCACCGACAGTCTGCTGGAGGACTGTGATACTCATTACtga
- the LOC139216700 gene encoding MAPK regulated corepressor interacting protein 2-like has product MMYTITRGPSKLVTQRRTGPTQQLDNKMNDFKHKQTSWSLPDLPAPKIVFNRPNGKKYHHPAPALPADTQQEESFTAAHEENVSFVYEAWQEVQQQQQQHQQEAGSGPQEAQRAVHYKETTPSPRMDNFVPLDLDEWWAQRFLANIDKLS; this is encoded by the exons ATGATGTACACCATTACAAGAGGACCAAGCAAACTGGTCACCCAGAGACGCACAG GGCCCACTCAGCAGCTTGATAACAAAATGAACgacttcaaacacaaacaaacgtcGTGGAGTCTGCCTGA CCTTCCTGCACCCAAGATAGTTTTCAACCGTCCGAACGGCAAGAAGTACCATCAcccagctccagctctcccCGCAGACACCCAGCAGGAAGAGAGCTTCACCGCCGCACACGAGGAAAACGTCAGCTTTGTGTATGAGG CCTGGCaggaggtgcagcagcagcagcagcagcatcagcaggagGCCGGCTCGGGGCCACAGGAGGCCCAGAGAGCAGTCCACTATAAAGAGACCACTCCCAGCCCACGCATGGACA actttgtGCCTTTAGATTTAGACGAGTGGTGGGCCCAGCGCTTCCTTGCCAATATAGACAAGCTATCCTGA
- the trap1 gene encoding heat shock protein 75 kDa, mitochondrial, translated as MSRCLALARFALASCSRPVSCARGLSSRTVSRSLTGDLQVGRQQRWSSRPRVWSSQRSCLGVSQQSYYSTQEAEKEPEDEPLHNIISDTESVQGSFAKHEFQAETRKLLDIVARSLYSEKEVFIRELISNGSDALEKLRHKLITAGGEAAQMEIHLQTDGAKGTFTVQDTGVGMSQEELVANLGTIARSGSKAFLDALQNQEEASSTIIGQFGVGFYSAFMVADRVDVYSRAAEPGAPGYKWSSDGSGVFEIAEASGVQQGTKIVLHLKDDCKEFSMEDRVKEVVTKYSNFVSFPIFLNGRRLNTLQALWMMEPKEISDWQHEEFYRYVSQSYDKPRYMLHYRADAPLNIRSIFYVPETKPSMFDVSREMGSSVALYSRKVLIQTKATDILPKWLRFLRGVVDSEDIPLNLSRELLQESALIRKLRDVLQQRVIRFLLDQSKKEPEKYSKFFEDYGLFMREGIVTTHEQDVKEDIAKLLRFESSALPAGQQTSLMEYGDRMKAGTRNIYYLCAPNRHLAEHSPYYEAMKKKDMEVLFCYEQFDELTLLHLREFDKKKMISVETDIVVDHYKEEKFEDSTPASERLTQEQADDMISWMKNALGPRVTNIKLTPRLDTHPAMITVLEMGAARHFLRTQQLARTPEERAQILQPTLEINAGHDLIKKMHALKDTNSELAGLLLEQIYDNAMIAAGLNDDPRPMISRLNELLTKALEKH; from the exons ATGTCCCGCTGTCTCGCGCTGGCCCGGTTCGCTCTCGCCTCTTGCTCACGGCCTGTGTCATGTGCACGAGGGCTGAGCAGCCGAACTGTCTCGCGCTCCCTCACTGGAG ACCTGCAGGTTGGACGGCAGCAGAGGTGGAGCAGTCGGCCCAGAGTGTGGAGCTCCCAGCGGTCCTGCCTCGGCGTCAGCCAGCAGTCTTACTACAGCACCCAGGAGGCTGAGAAAGAGCCTGAGGACGAGCCTCTGCACAACATCATCAGTGATACAGAGTCTGTACAAG GTAGCTTCGCCAAACATGAATTTCAGGCTGAGACGAGAAAACTGCTGGACATCGTTGCCAGGTCCTTGTACTCGGAGAAAGAG GTCTTCATCAGGGAGCTGATCTCTAACGGCAGTGACGCTCTGGAAAAACTGCGCCACAAACTGATCACAGCAGGTGGTGAAGCAGCTCAGATGGAGATCCACCTGCAGACCGATGGTGCCAAGGGCACCTTCACCGTCCAG gacacaggagtggGGATGAGCCAAGAGGAGCTGGTGGCCAACCTGGGGACCATCGCCCGCTCCGGTTCCAAG GCTTTTTTGGATGCCCTGCAGAACCAGGAGGAGGCCAGCAGCACCATCATTGGTCAGTTCGGGGTGGGATTCTACTCTGCCTTCATGGTGGCCGACCGCGTCGACGTCTACTCCCGGGCCGCTGAGCCGGGGGCACCCGGATACAAGTGGTCCTCTGatgg CTCTGGAGTCTTCGAGATCGCTGAGGCCAGCGGCGTCCAACAGGGAACGAAGATCGTGCTGCACCTCAAAGACGACTGCAAGGAGTTTTCCATGGAGGACAGAGTCAAAG AGGTTGTAACCAAGTACAGCAACTTTGTCAGCTTCCCCATCTTCCTGAACGGACGGAGGCTCAACACTCTGCAG GCCTTGTGGATGATGGAGCCAAAGGAGATTAGTGACTGGCAGCACGAGGAGTTCTACCGCTACGTCTCCCAGTCCTACGACAAGCCCCGCTACATGCTGCACTACCGTGCCGACGCCCCGCTCAACATCCGAAGCATCTTTTACGTCCCTGAGACG AAGCCGAGCATGTTTGACGTGAGCAGGGAGATGGGCTCCAGTGTGGCTCTGTACAGCAGGAAGGTCCTGATCCAGACCAAAGCCACCGACATTCTGCCCAAATGGCTTCGCTTCCTGCGAG gcgtgGTAGACAGTGAGGACATCCCACTGAATCtgagcagagagctgctgcaggagagcGCCCTCATCAG GAAGCTTCGTGACGTTTTGCAGCAGAGGGTGATCCGCTTCCTGCTGGACCAGAGCAAGAAGGAGCCAGAGAAGTACAGCAAGTTCTTCGAGGACTACGGCCTCTTCATGAGGGAGGGCATCGTCACCACCCACGAACAAGACGTCAAG GAGGATATTGCAAAGCTGTTGAGGTTTGAGTCGTCTGCTCTGCCGGCGGGCCAGCAGACCAGTCTGATGGAGTACGGCGACCGCATGAAGGCCGGCACACGCAACATCTACTACCTGTGCGCCCCCAACCGTCACCTTGCCGAGCACTCCCCCTACTATGAGGccatgaaaaagaaagacatggaG GTGCTGTTCTGTTACGAGCAGTTCGATGAGCTCACCCTGCTCCACCTCAGGGAGTTCGACAAGAAGAAGATGATCTCGGTGGAGACCGACATCGTGGTGGATCACTACAAGGAGGAGAAGTTTGAGGACAGCACGCCGG cctcagagCGTCTGACGCAGGAGCAGGCCGACGACATGATATCCTGGATGAAGAATGCTTTGGGCCCCCGAGTCACCAACATAAAG CTGACTCCTCGGCTGGACACCCACCCAGCTATGATCACAGTACTGGAGATGGGCGCCGCACGCCACTTCCTCCGCACCCAGCAGCTGGCCCGCACCCCGGAGGAGAGAGCCCAGATCCTGCAGCCCACGCTGGAGATCAACGCAGG ACACGATCTGATCAAGAAGATGCACGCGCTGAAGGACACAAACTCTGAGCTGGCTGGACTGCTGCTGGAACAG ATCTATGACAACGCCATGATCGCAGCCGGCCTGAACGACGATCCCCGGCCGATGATTTCCCGCCTCAATGAACTGCTGACTAAAGCTCTGGAGAAGCACTGA